The Acuticoccus sediminis genome has a window encoding:
- a CDS encoding TRAP transporter small permease, with translation MKRIALGVLAGIDTGVRLLVIGCVAVMVTVVSAQVGMRYLLNSSIDWAEEVSRLAFVATVFLAIPLGLRDRAHVGIDILVSRLPAPLRDGLARLLALLAAGMLLVVFATAIRVADATWSERLGSLDVTSSVFFVPVIVSALHTALHLLAEAIWPTATATLVPPEGDAILEQPS, from the coding sequence ATGAAGCGGATCGCGCTCGGGGTTCTGGCGGGCATCGACACCGGTGTCCGCCTCCTCGTCATCGGATGCGTCGCCGTGATGGTGACCGTGGTCTCGGCCCAGGTCGGGATGCGCTACCTCCTCAACTCCTCGATCGACTGGGCCGAGGAAGTCTCGCGCCTCGCCTTCGTCGCCACGGTCTTCCTCGCTATTCCGCTGGGCCTGCGGGACAGGGCGCACGTCGGGATCGACATCCTGGTGAGCCGCTTGCCCGCACCCCTGCGAGACGGCCTCGCCCGGCTCCTCGCGCTTCTGGCGGCCGGGATGCTCCTCGTCGTCTTCGCGACCGCGATCCGTGTCGCGGACGCCACCTGGTCGGAGCGGCTCGGATCGCTCGACGTCACGTCCAGCGTCTTCTTCGTCCCCGTCATCGTCAGCGCCCTCCATACGGCGCTGCACCTCCTCGCCGAGGCGATCTGGCCGACGGCGACCGCTACGCTCGTTCCGCCCGAAGGCGACGCCATCCTGGAGCAGCCCTCATGA
- a CDS encoding TRAP transporter substrate-binding protein, whose protein sequence is MNKMLLPVVAGALAALTFTAHAETIRVAGNFATEHSSSLAMEVFKKELEAATNGAVTVDVFPAQQLGGAAENVQAVKLGAVEIIWVGSAYLSRTVPDLAAISLPFQFADRADAFAVVDGPVGEAIDGKLADEGMLSLGYMELGFRQLTNNVRPVASVADIDGLKIRLQPNETHLATFRALGANPVAMDVKELYSALEQGVIDGQENPFAIINVAGYAEVQKYVSNTNHFFDFISVVANRKKFEAMDPETQAAIRDAMGKAIAFQRELAAEQDAAALDKLIADGMTYTEVSPEFAAALRETTAPVAADAKSKLSPEIASLLGSPAVGQ, encoded by the coding sequence ATGAACAAGATGCTTCTTCCCGTCGTCGCCGGCGCGCTCGCGGCGCTGACGTTTACTGCGCACGCCGAGACCATCCGCGTCGCCGGCAACTTCGCCACCGAGCATTCCTCCAGCCTCGCCATGGAGGTCTTCAAGAAGGAGCTCGAGGCGGCCACCAACGGCGCCGTCACCGTCGACGTCTTCCCCGCCCAGCAGCTCGGCGGCGCGGCCGAGAACGTGCAGGCCGTCAAGCTCGGCGCGGTCGAGATCATCTGGGTCGGCTCGGCCTACCTCAGCCGCACGGTTCCGGATCTCGCAGCCATCTCGCTGCCCTTCCAGTTCGCCGACCGAGCGGACGCCTTCGCCGTCGTCGACGGCCCGGTCGGGGAGGCGATCGACGGCAAGCTCGCCGACGAGGGCATGCTCTCGCTCGGCTACATGGAACTCGGCTTCCGCCAGCTAACCAACAACGTGCGTCCGGTGGCCTCCGTCGCGGACATCGACGGCCTGAAGATCCGCCTGCAGCCCAACGAGACCCACCTCGCCACCTTCCGCGCGCTCGGCGCCAACCCGGTCGCGATGGACGTGAAGGAGCTGTACTCCGCGCTCGAGCAGGGGGTCATCGACGGGCAGGAGAACCCGTTCGCCATCATCAACGTCGCCGGCTACGCCGAGGTGCAGAAGTACGTCTCCAACACCAACCACTTCTTCGACTTCATCTCCGTCGTCGCCAACCGCAAGAAGTTCGAGGCGATGGATCCCGAGACACAGGCCGCGATCCGCGACGCGATGGGCAAGGCGATCGCCTTCCAGCGCGAGCTCGCCGCCGAGCAGGACGCTGCGGCGCTGGACAAGCTGATCGCCGACGGCATGACCTACACGGAAGTGTCGCCGGAGTTCGCCGCGGCCCTGCGGGAGACGACCGCGCCGGTCGCCGCGGACGCCAAGTCCAAGCTCTCGCCGGAGATCGCCAGCCTGCTCGGCAGCCCCGCGGTCGGCCAGTAA
- a CDS encoding LysR family transcriptional regulator: MALHLVPRGILYIEAVAAAGSIQAASREIGISASAIDRQIVLLEDKLGVQLFERQTGGMALSPAGESFLVLARRWRADERRIWSDIKQMQGSEVGHVRLAAMDSMVNGVVPRILSAVFERFPKLQIDVEVMPPDGVPDALTEGEIDLAIAFNVRPNRDLHTVWSETLPLGCVVSPGHPLASEPDTTLKEATRHAIVLQSHALAIRRILEARHGWMFSEGGPPVATNSLQLVKHLAAAGTHVAITSELDAAPEILDGHLVFVPVSDRTASPQSVALVISTRRSLPRVSRIASEIVERVLSDMLAEVRARRMAATGAAPA; the protein is encoded by the coding sequence ATGGCTCTTCACCTCGTTCCCCGCGGAATTCTCTACATCGAGGCGGTTGCCGCGGCCGGCTCCATCCAGGCCGCATCGCGGGAGATCGGCATCTCCGCGTCCGCGATCGACCGCCAGATCGTGCTGCTGGAGGACAAGCTCGGCGTGCAGCTCTTCGAGCGGCAGACAGGCGGCATGGCGCTGAGCCCGGCCGGCGAGAGCTTCCTCGTCCTCGCCCGGCGCTGGCGCGCGGACGAACGGCGCATCTGGTCCGATATCAAGCAGATGCAGGGCTCGGAAGTCGGCCACGTCCGCCTCGCGGCGATGGACTCCATGGTCAACGGCGTCGTCCCGCGGATCCTGAGCGCGGTGTTCGAGCGCTTCCCGAAGCTGCAGATCGACGTCGAGGTGATGCCCCCCGACGGAGTCCCGGACGCACTCACCGAGGGCGAGATCGACCTCGCCATCGCCTTCAACGTGCGCCCGAACCGCGACCTGCACACCGTGTGGAGCGAGACGCTGCCGCTCGGCTGCGTGGTGTCGCCCGGCCACCCGCTGGCATCCGAGCCGGACACGACGCTGAAGGAGGCGACGCGCCACGCGATCGTCCTGCAGAGCCACGCCCTCGCGATCCGCCGGATCCTGGAAGCCCGGCACGGCTGGATGTTCTCCGAGGGCGGGCCGCCGGTCGCGACGAACTCGCTCCAGCTCGTGAAGCATCTGGCCGCGGCGGGCACCCACGTCGCGATCACGTCCGAACTCGACGCCGCGCCGGAGATCCTCGACGGGCACCTCGTCTTCGTGCCGGTGTCCGACCGGACCGCCTCGCCGCAGTCGGTCGCGCTCGTCATCAGCACGCGGCGCAGCCTGCCGCGCGTCAGCCGGATCGCGAGCGAGATCGTCGAACGCGTCCTGAGCGACATGCTGGCGGAGGTGCGCGCCCGGCGGATGGCGGCGACCGGTGCCGCCCCGGCGTGA
- a CDS encoding 2-oxo-4-hydroxy-4-carboxy-5-ureidoimidazoline decarboxylase: MPTDGITLGAINEADDAAAAGMIVPFIERSPLLAARVARRRPFRDPDALAEAVRVEIGALSHDELVAVLRGHPELAPPAPEAMTSHSQSEQGRLGLFVPDGEVRSRLAELNRIYREKFGFPFIVALVRHPDLASVLAAFTVRLSSTAEEEMAAARDEIAAVSRSRILAALGPGDDQAPEPPSFAAQSALG, from the coding sequence ATGCCGACGGACGGGATCACTCTTGGAGCCATCAACGAGGCGGACGATGCGGCGGCCGCCGGGATGATCGTGCCGTTCATCGAACGCTCCCCGCTGCTCGCCGCGCGCGTCGCACGACGCCGGCCCTTCCGCGATCCGGACGCACTCGCGGAGGCGGTGCGCGTGGAGATCGGAGCGCTGTCGCATGACGAGCTCGTCGCCGTCCTCCGCGGTCACCCGGAACTCGCCCCGCCCGCGCCGGAGGCGATGACGTCGCACTCGCAGAGCGAGCAGGGGCGGCTCGGCCTTTTCGTCCCCGATGGGGAGGTGCGCAGCCGTCTCGCCGAACTCAACCGGATCTATCGCGAGAAATTCGGATTTCCGTTCATCGTCGCGCTGGTGCGCCACCCCGATCTCGCTTCGGTGCTCGCCGCCTTCACTGTCCGTCTGTCGTCGACCGCGGAGGAGGAGATGGCGGCAGCGCGTGACGAGATCGCCGCCGTCAGCCGCAGCCGCATCCTCGCCGCGCTCGGACCCGGCGACGATCAGGCGCCGGAGCCTCCTTCTTTCGCGGCGCAATCAGCCCTCGGCTGA
- a CDS encoding 3-keto-5-aminohexanoate cleavage protein, which yields MEATNDVWLEAALNGPWGRHRQPGIPVTIAEIVAEGIACAEAGAAVIHLHAYDASTGLQKDDWEIYAAIFEGIRAKVDVIVYPSIPLAGDKGVAIEGGAAGRFAAVSRLADEGLIEWSVVDPGTANLARYRDIEGGRGGFVYRNDFADIDEGLSLADTKRFHPSYAIYEPGFLRLGAAAARQRPGMPAPLYRFMFSDEFTFGFPPKGYALDAYLALLAEEAPGSRWMVAGLGVDIDPLAELAMERGGGLRVGLEDAPFGTGRSNLDYVEAMVRRIVSSGRRPASAATIREAMAAA from the coding sequence ATGGAAGCGACGAACGACGTGTGGCTCGAGGCCGCGCTCAACGGGCCGTGGGGCAGGCACCGCCAGCCGGGAATTCCGGTCACCATCGCGGAGATCGTGGCCGAGGGGATCGCCTGCGCCGAGGCGGGGGCGGCCGTCATCCACCTTCACGCCTACGATGCTTCTACCGGGCTGCAAAAGGACGACTGGGAGATCTACGCCGCGATCTTCGAGGGGATCCGCGCGAAGGTCGACGTGATCGTCTATCCCTCGATCCCGCTGGCGGGCGACAAGGGGGTCGCGATCGAGGGCGGGGCGGCCGGGCGCTTCGCTGCCGTCTCCCGGCTGGCGGACGAGGGACTCATCGAGTGGTCCGTGGTCGATCCCGGGACGGCCAACCTCGCCCGCTACCGCGACATCGAGGGCGGGAGGGGCGGCTTCGTCTACCGCAACGACTTCGCCGACATCGACGAGGGCCTGTCGCTGGCCGACACCAAGCGCTTCCACCCGAGCTACGCGATCTACGAGCCGGGGTTCCTCAGGCTGGGCGCGGCGGCGGCGCGGCAGCGGCCGGGGATGCCCGCCCCGCTCTACCGGTTCATGTTCTCGGACGAGTTCACCTTCGGATTTCCGCCGAAGGGTTACGCGCTCGACGCCTATCTTGCGCTCCTCGCAGAGGAGGCGCCGGGGAGCCGGTGGATGGTCGCGGGCCTCGGCGTGGACATCGACCCGCTCGCCGAGCTGGCGATGGAGCGGGGAGGGGGCCTGCGGGTCGGTCTCGAGGACGCGCCCTTCGGGACCGGACGGAGCAATCTCGACTACGTGGAGGCGATGGTCCGCAGGATCGTTTCGAGCGGCCGGCGTCCGGCCAGCGCCGCCACCATCCGCGAGGCCATGGCGGCAGCCTAA
- a CDS encoding ribbon-helix-helix domain-containing protein: MKNVSISLTDQHAAAIEAELASGDYASVSEVVRAALREFLDRPTGPDLKQIDADIARYRAGATLTGADAARRRIRAAIAE; the protein is encoded by the coding sequence ATGAAGAACGTCAGTATCAGCCTGACCGACCAGCACGCCGCCGCCATCGAAGCCGAGCTGGCGAGCGGGGACTATGCCTCCGTGTCCGAGGTCGTGCGAGCGGCGCTGCGGGAGTTTCTGGATCGGCCGACCGGGCCCGACCTGAAGCAGATCGACGCCGATATCGCACGCTATCGCGCCGGCGCCACGCTGACCGGCGCTGACGCGGCGCGGCGGCGGATCCGGGCAGCGATCGCGGAATGA
- a CDS encoding hydroxymethylglutaryl-CoA lyase, protein MTESEVEIVEVGPRDGLQNIARFIPTDVKIDLIRRIADAGFTRMEFGSFVSPKAIPQMQDMEAVMAGLPPMPNVAGMTLVPNAKGAHRALAAGVKNLIFVLSVSEAHNQSNVRRSTDASIADLKAMLEEIDPLNELTIRVGLATCFHCPFDGVTDEDKVLATLEKIIPLREGMEYAISDTTGMATPAHVKSLTKRCIDTFGGSARFCFHGHDTAGFGIANILAAMDGGIRSFDTSVAGLGGCPFAPGATGNIPSEDVVYLFQRLGVTTGIDLEKLLDAGTMILAESGVPMASHVRAIPRARLFADLLGIPPSQAVAA, encoded by the coding sequence ATGACCGAGAGCGAAGTCGAAATCGTCGAGGTGGGTCCGCGCGACGGGCTCCAGAACATCGCCAGGTTCATCCCGACCGACGTCAAGATCGACCTCATCCGCCGCATCGCCGACGCCGGCTTCACCCGCATGGAGTTCGGCTCGTTCGTCAGCCCGAAGGCGATCCCGCAGATGCAGGACATGGAAGCGGTGATGGCCGGCCTGCCGCCGATGCCGAACGTCGCCGGGATGACGCTGGTCCCCAATGCCAAGGGGGCGCACCGCGCGCTCGCGGCGGGGGTGAAGAACCTCATCTTCGTCCTCTCCGTCTCCGAGGCGCACAACCAGTCCAACGTGCGCCGCTCGACCGACGCCTCCATCGCCGACCTCAAGGCGATGCTGGAGGAGATCGACCCGCTGAACGAGCTGACGATCCGCGTCGGCCTCGCCACCTGCTTCCACTGCCCGTTCGACGGCGTGACGGACGAGGACAAGGTGCTCGCCACGCTGGAGAAGATCATCCCGCTGCGCGAGGGCATGGAATACGCCATCAGCGACACGACCGGCATGGCGACGCCCGCGCACGTCAAGAGCCTGACGAAGCGGTGCATCGACACCTTCGGCGGCAGCGCGCGCTTCTGCTTCCACGGGCACGACACGGCGGGCTTCGGCATCGCCAACATTCTGGCGGCGATGGACGGCGGAATCCGCTCGTTCGACACCTCGGTCGCGGGCCTCGGCGGCTGCCCGTTCGCGCCCGGCGCGACCGGCAACATCCCGAGCGAGGACGTCGTCTACCTGTTCCAGCGCCTCGGCGTGACGACCGGCATCGACCTCGAGAAGCTGCTCGACGCCGGCACGATGATCCTCGCCGAGAGCGGCGTGCCGATGGCGAGCCACGTCCGCGCCATCCCGCGGGCCCGCCTCTTCGCCGACCTTCTCGGCATTCCGCCCAGCCAGGCTGTCGCGGCGTAA
- a CDS encoding LysR substrate-binding domain-containing protein, which translates to MIRFDLTTLRIFVAVYNLKSLTKAAEQEHIASSAVSKRINDLETELDVLLFYRHPRGVSATPAGEALAAHARSLFESVNEMAADLSTYAGGTRGQVRIHAHSSAMHQFLPCEIASFTRLYPEVRVVLREETTPNVIQSMQDGIADIGVVAGHIPLPSGLTAIAWREDQLIALLPASDPLAASASLRFRALAERSFISLETGSSLQILLSEAAEAQGLTIDPVLEVTTFGSAIEMAAAGLGFAIMPQGVVPDDPRVVSVPLDDEWAHRTLSICMRSSGRLNASVRLMLRHLRGESEAYRREKLPLPNE; encoded by the coding sequence GTGATCCGCTTCGATCTCACCACGCTGCGCATCTTCGTGGCGGTCTACAATCTGAAGAGCCTGACCAAGGCGGCCGAGCAGGAGCACATTGCCTCCTCCGCGGTCAGCAAGCGCATCAACGACCTCGAGACCGAGCTCGACGTGCTGCTCTTCTACCGCCACCCGCGCGGGGTCAGCGCGACGCCAGCCGGCGAGGCCCTCGCCGCGCACGCCCGGTCCCTGTTCGAGTCCGTCAACGAGATGGCGGCGGATCTCTCCACCTACGCCGGAGGAACGCGCGGGCAGGTGCGCATCCACGCCCACTCCTCGGCGATGCACCAGTTCCTGCCGTGCGAGATCGCGAGCTTCACGCGGCTCTACCCCGAGGTGCGGGTCGTGCTGCGGGAGGAGACGACCCCCAACGTCATCCAGTCGATGCAGGACGGGATCGCCGACATCGGGGTCGTCGCCGGGCACATCCCGCTGCCGTCCGGTCTCACGGCGATCGCCTGGCGCGAGGACCAGCTCATCGCGCTCCTGCCGGCGTCCGACCCGCTGGCGGCGAGCGCGTCGCTGCGCTTCCGGGCGCTCGCCGAGCGCTCGTTCATCAGCCTCGAGACCGGCAGTTCCCTGCAGATCCTCCTGTCGGAGGCGGCAGAAGCGCAGGGACTCACGATCGATCCGGTCCTGGAGGTGACGACCTTCGGCTCGGCGATCGAGATGGCGGCCGCGGGCCTCGGCTTCGCGATCATGCCGCAGGGCGTCGTGCCGGACGACCCGCGGGTCGTCAGCGTGCCGCTGGACGACGAGTGGGCACACCGCACGCTGTCGATCTGCATGCGCTCCTCCGGCCGTCTCAATGCCTCGGTGCGCCTGATGCTGCGCCACCTGCGCGGCGAGTCGGAGGCTTATCGACGCGAGAAGCTCCCCCTTCCCAACGAATAA
- a CDS encoding SMP-30/gluconolactonase/LRE family protein, with protein sequence MDGFTPGMLGGVGDALARPECVLTTRSGDLYVSYAAGNGVGGVSHVDPSGRTRHIVAKDAPDGFLPNGIALLPDRSFLIANLGPGGGVYHLADDGTLTPRLLEIDGTPLPPTNFVGIDRSGRIWVTVSTWQVPREKMMFKGRGDGFVAVMDGDGGNARIVAEDIDFTNEGVVDPTGAWLYVNETMGQRTSRYPIAPNGDLGAREVVAQYGPGTFPDGLTFDAEGGVWIVSVCSNRVVRTHADGRQDIVLEDADPDVLADCIARFDAGECARPLIDTGGKRTLGNLASIAFGGPDLSTIYLGTLFGTRIVHMPAPVKGAEPVHWTF encoded by the coding sequence ATGGATGGCTTCACGCCGGGCATGCTCGGCGGGGTCGGCGATGCGCTCGCGCGACCCGAATGCGTGCTCACCACCCGTAGCGGTGACCTTTACGTGTCCTATGCGGCCGGCAACGGCGTCGGCGGCGTCAGCCACGTCGACCCGTCCGGCCGGACGCGCCACATCGTTGCGAAGGACGCGCCGGACGGGTTCCTGCCCAACGGCATCGCGCTCCTCCCCGACCGCTCCTTCCTGATCGCCAATCTCGGCCCCGGCGGCGGCGTCTACCATCTGGCGGACGACGGGACGCTGACGCCGCGACTCCTGGAGATCGACGGCACGCCGCTGCCGCCGACGAACTTCGTCGGCATCGACCGCAGCGGACGCATCTGGGTCACCGTCTCCACCTGGCAGGTCCCGCGCGAGAAGATGATGTTCAAGGGTCGCGGCGACGGCTTCGTCGCCGTCATGGACGGGGACGGCGGCAACGCCCGCATCGTTGCCGAGGACATCGACTTCACCAACGAGGGCGTCGTCGATCCGACCGGCGCCTGGCTCTACGTCAACGAGACGATGGGCCAGCGCACCTCGCGCTACCCGATCGCGCCGAACGGCGATCTCGGCGCCAGGGAGGTCGTCGCGCAGTACGGCCCCGGCACGTTCCCCGACGGACTGACCTTCGACGCGGAGGGCGGCGTCTGGATCGTTTCGGTCTGCTCCAACCGCGTGGTGCGAACCCACGCCGACGGTCGCCAGGACATCGTCCTGGAGGACGCCGATCCGGACGTCCTCGCCGACTGTATCGCAAGGTTCGACGCCGGTGAGTGCGCCCGCCCGCTCATCGACACGGGCGGCAAGCGCACGCTCGGCAATCTCGCCAGCATCGCCTTCGGCGGGCCGGACCTCTCCACGATCTACCTCGGCACCCTCTTCGGCACGCGGATCGTCCACATGCCCGCGCCGGTGAAGGGTGCCGAGCCCGTCCACTGGACCTTCTAG
- a CDS encoding TRAP transporter substrate-binding protein, which yields MKKFTATIAAAGIAALTALPALAQDMTLRMGTFATSTSPWGQAMKAFSDIVGEKTDGRIKIEVYTDGQIGGMQQLLTGMQLGTIDMAYFDVTVAAFLKGAEEIKVAIVPYLFDTKADAAKVLNSELFQKIYEDIAQRTGVRIFAAYGDRSPRAIQTTKGPIETPEDLKGFRMRVAGIDIYEAMFETLGTQITPLGMTEIYNALSRGIVDGQDNGFELAVPPKFHEVAKYWSATDHVYGVTGWFISEQVWNRLSDDDKQIFREAGKAAGKVSTDATNALDAKGREILEEAGVTYTEPDREAFKEALKDVYKDFEGTVWPDGLVAQIRALQDQD from the coding sequence ATGAAGAAATTCACGGCCACCATTGCCGCCGCCGGCATCGCCGCGCTGACGGCCCTGCCGGCCCTCGCGCAGGACATGACCCTGCGCATGGGCACCTTCGCCACGTCGACGAGCCCCTGGGGGCAGGCGATGAAGGCCTTCTCCGACATCGTCGGGGAGAAGACCGACGGGCGCATCAAGATCGAGGTCTACACCGACGGCCAGATCGGCGGGATGCAGCAGCTCCTGACCGGCATGCAGCTCGGCACCATCGACATGGCCTACTTCGACGTCACCGTCGCCGCCTTCCTGAAGGGCGCCGAGGAGATCAAGGTCGCCATCGTCCCCTACCTGTTCGACACCAAGGCGGACGCCGCGAAGGTGCTGAACTCCGAGCTCTTCCAGAAGATCTACGAGGACATCGCGCAGCGCACGGGCGTGCGCATCTTCGCCGCCTACGGCGACCGCTCGCCGCGCGCGATCCAGACGACCAAGGGCCCGATCGAGACGCCCGAGGATCTCAAGGGCTTCCGGATGCGGGTCGCCGGCATCGACATCTACGAGGCGATGTTCGAGACGCTCGGCACCCAGATCACCCCGCTCGGCATGACCGAAATCTACAATGCCCTGTCGCGCGGCATCGTCGACGGCCAGGACAACGGCTTCGAGCTCGCCGTCCCGCCGAAGTTCCACGAGGTCGCCAAGTACTGGTCCGCCACCGACCACGTCTACGGCGTCACTGGATGGTTCATCTCCGAGCAGGTGTGGAACCGCCTGTCGGACGACGACAAGCAGATCTTCCGCGAGGCCGGCAAGGCGGCGGGCAAGGTCTCGACCGACGCCACTAACGCGCTGGACGCCAAGGGCCGCGAGATCCTCGAAGAGGCCGGCGTGACCTACACCGAGCCGGACCGCGAGGCGTTCAAGGAGGCCCTGAAGGACGTCTACAAGGACTTCGAGGGCACGGTCTGGCCGGACGGGCTGGTCGCCCAGATCCGCGCGCTTCAGGACCAGGACTGA
- a CDS encoding TRAP transporter small permease yields the protein MLGFLARIEAGVAFAVKAAAMIVMVIVAVFTLGSASDRYIYDTAFNAYDQIAQLALVWLTFLGIVLAFRARTNIRVDLVDGMLPVRLLAARDIVSDVAAIAIFGVIQWKVWRLVEVGAGQVIMGTPFSSDATFLALAVSSAAAIVILGIRLVLRLARWGAPEVDAGTGPEDQAC from the coding sequence ATGCTCGGCTTTCTCGCGCGGATCGAGGCGGGCGTCGCCTTCGCCGTCAAGGCTGCGGCGATGATCGTGATGGTCATCGTCGCGGTCTTCACCCTCGGCTCGGCGTCCGACCGCTACATCTACGATACCGCCTTCAACGCGTACGACCAGATCGCGCAGCTCGCGCTGGTCTGGCTGACCTTCCTCGGCATCGTGCTCGCCTTCCGGGCGCGCACCAACATCCGCGTCGACCTCGTCGACGGCATGCTTCCGGTGCGCCTCCTCGCCGCGCGTGACATCGTCAGCGACGTCGCGGCCATCGCCATCTTCGGCGTGATCCAGTGGAAGGTCTGGCGCCTGGTCGAGGTCGGGGCCGGTCAGGTGATCATGGGCACCCCCTTCTCCTCCGACGCGACCTTCCTGGCGCTCGCGGTGAGTTCGGCGGCGGCGATCGTCATCCTCGGCATCCGCCTCGTGCTTCGGCTCGCGCGGTGGGGCGCGCCAGAGGTCGACGCGGGCACAGGTCCGGAGGACCAGGCGTGCTGA
- a CDS encoding TRAP transporter large permease, whose amino-acid sequence MLTIIFLVFLGAVLVGFDVGLSMVAAAIVGMILHPTYPVDLIMVPLTMSNAVNDSTLVTIPLFVLAAEIMNHGGLTRRLVDWALSVVGHVKGGLSQVSITSNLIMAGVSGSAVADAAATGGILIPAMRKEGYPEGYAGAVVASGAMLGPIIPPSVPMIIYAVIANVSVVKLFMAGIVPGVMLAVGYMVICWLIARSRDYPSRPRQGLRAIIATTQYSLFALGMPVIIVLGMRFGYVTDIEASALAALYALLVSVFVYRAIGLRQLLRVIFLATRSAAAVLFLLAAAGPFGWLLAEAKINDAIASGILSITSDPLVGLLLINLILLAIGCFLEPLPALVIFIPSLLPVGAALGIDPVHLGLVMVMNLMIGMLTPPVGLLLFVVAGIGQIPLVKIIRAVLPFLVWSLVVLGIATVFPAVVLWLPGQV is encoded by the coding sequence GTGCTGACCATCATCTTCCTCGTCTTCCTCGGCGCCGTTCTCGTCGGCTTCGACGTCGGGCTCTCGATGGTCGCGGCGGCGATCGTCGGGATGATCCTCCACCCGACCTATCCGGTCGACCTCATCATGGTGCCGCTCACCATGTCGAACGCGGTCAACGACTCCACCCTGGTGACGATCCCGCTGTTCGTGCTCGCGGCCGAGATCATGAACCACGGCGGGCTGACGCGCCGGCTGGTCGACTGGGCGCTGTCCGTCGTCGGCCACGTGAAGGGCGGTCTCAGCCAGGTCTCGATCACGTCCAACCTCATCATGGCTGGCGTCTCCGGCTCGGCTGTCGCCGACGCGGCTGCGACGGGCGGGATCCTCATCCCGGCGATGCGCAAGGAGGGCTACCCGGAGGGATATGCCGGCGCGGTCGTCGCCTCCGGCGCGATGCTGGGTCCGATCATCCCGCCGTCGGTGCCGATGATCATCTACGCGGTGATCGCCAACGTCTCCGTCGTCAAGCTCTTCATGGCGGGGATCGTGCCCGGCGTGATGCTGGCGGTCGGCTACATGGTGATCTGCTGGCTGATCGCGCGGTCGCGCGACTACCCCTCGCGGCCGCGCCAGGGGCTGCGGGCGATCATCGCCACCACGCAGTACTCGCTGTTCGCGCTCGGGATGCCCGTCATCATCGTGCTCGGCATGCGGTTCGGCTACGTCACCGACATCGAGGCGTCCGCGCTCGCGGCGCTCTACGCCCTCCTCGTCTCGGTCTTCGTCTACCGCGCCATCGGTCTCCGGCAGCTTCTGCGGGTGATCTTCCTCGCGACGCGATCGGCCGCGGCGGTGCTCTTCCTTCTGGCCGCCGCGGGGCCGTTCGGCTGGCTGCTGGCCGAGGCGAAGATCAACGACGCTATCGCCAGCGGGATCCTCTCGATCACGTCCGATCCGCTGGTGGGGCTTCTCCTCATCAACCTGATCCTGCTCGCGATCGGGTGCTTCCTCGAGCCGCTGCCCGCACTCGTGATCTTCATCCCGTCGCTGCTGCCGGTCGGCGCCGCGCTCGGCATCGATCCGGTTCACCTCGGCCTCGTCATGGTGATGAACCTCATGATCGGGATGCTGACGCCGCCCGTCGGGCTGCTCCTCTTCGTGGTGGCCGGGATCGGGCAGATCCCGCTGGTGAAGATCATCCGGGCGGTGCTGCCCTTCCTCGTGTGGTCGCTCGTCGTGCTCGGCATCGCGACCGTCTTCCCGGCCGTCGTCCTCTGGCTGCCGGGCCAGGTCTGA